One part of the Longimicrobiales bacterium genome encodes these proteins:
- a CDS encoding MATE family efflux transporter, translating into MNTAQPTSRRTIVHLAWPIVLANAAVPLLGIVDTAVIGNTGTVEALGAVALGAIVFSFVYWSFGFLRMGTTGFVAQASGAGDFAEVRATVGRSVLLGATIGVCLVILQRPIISGALMLFGATTEVEGLTRAYFDLRIWGAPATLTTFAVLGAFVGLGRTSHLLRTQLILNGLNIGLDLFFAGYLGWGVEGIALGTAIAEWVTLTCALLMLVSVLRAEHVDDEPFWPMARIRDAAKARATVRANGDIMVRTLFLLLGFAWFTNQGARFGDEVLAANHVLLQLVALSAYLLDGYAHATEILVGRAVGAGERARFDEAVRAASQLAAGSALTLAVMVFALGPWFIALLTDLDAVRGSAEKFLPYASIYVGLSFAAFQLDGVFIGATSTRAMRNASMASCLVFLATSSFAIPLGGNTGLWLTFILYVVVRATALGAHYPALRRSSTEPDTPQSLA; encoded by the coding sequence GTGAACACAGCGCAGCCCACCTCCCGTCGCACGATCGTCCACCTCGCATGGCCAATCGTCCTCGCGAACGCCGCGGTCCCCTTGCTCGGGATCGTGGACACCGCTGTCATCGGCAATACGGGAACGGTGGAAGCCCTGGGAGCGGTCGCGCTCGGTGCGATCGTCTTCAGCTTCGTGTACTGGAGCTTCGGCTTCCTTCGCATGGGCACGACTGGCTTCGTGGCACAGGCTTCAGGCGCAGGGGACTTCGCCGAGGTTCGAGCTACCGTGGGGAGGTCGGTCTTGCTTGGGGCCACGATCGGAGTCTGTCTGGTGATCCTCCAACGGCCGATCATCTCGGGCGCGCTGATGCTTTTCGGTGCCACCACTGAGGTCGAAGGGCTAACCCGCGCCTATTTCGATCTCCGCATCTGGGGGGCACCGGCCACGCTCACGACGTTCGCCGTGCTCGGGGCTTTCGTCGGGCTCGGTCGAACCAGCCACCTGCTCAGGACACAGCTCATTTTGAATGGGTTGAATATCGGCCTCGATCTCTTCTTCGCCGGATACTTGGGATGGGGTGTCGAAGGGATCGCACTCGGGACGGCCATCGCCGAGTGGGTCACACTGACCTGCGCGCTGTTGATGCTAGTCTCCGTCCTGCGGGCTGAGCACGTCGACGACGAACCGTTCTGGCCAATGGCTCGGATTCGTGACGCCGCCAAGGCGAGAGCAACGGTCCGTGCCAACGGCGACATCATGGTCCGCACTCTTTTTCTGCTGCTTGGCTTCGCCTGGTTCACAAATCAGGGCGCACGATTTGGTGACGAGGTGCTCGCCGCAAATCATGTGCTACTTCAGCTCGTAGCCCTGAGTGCCTACCTCCTGGACGGGTACGCACACGCGACTGAGATCCTCGTCGGTCGGGCCGTCGGTGCCGGCGAGCGGGCTCGCTTCGACGAAGCCGTCCGGGCGGCGTCACAGCTCGCGGCGGGTAGCGCACTCACTCTGGCCGTCATGGTGTTTGCTCTCGGGCCCTGGTTCATCGCGCTACTCACCGATCTGGACGCTGTGCGAGGGAGCGCAGAGAAATTCCTCCCCTACGCATCGATCTATGTTGGCCTCTCGTTCGCGGCGTTCCAGCTCGACGGGGTCTTCATCGGTGCTACAAGCACCCGGGCCATGCGGAACGCCAGCATGGCTTCTTGCTTGGTCTTTCTCGCCACCTCGAGCTTCGCGATTCCTCTCGGGGGAAATACCGGACTCTGGCTCACGTTCATTCTCTACGTTGTCGTGAGAGCTACTGCTCTGGGAGCCCATTACCCAGCACTTCGCAGATCATCCACCGAACCTGATACCCCCCAATCGCTCGCGTGA
- a CDS encoding aminopeptidase: MTRKRTIRTLLAVTALVMAAGCMACSPVYVVKAGIAEVGILRARQPIHAILNDSTVDAGTRGKLAYVVEARRFAAEELGIDVGDSYTMFTQLDRDTLAMVVSAAYKDRLVPKTWWFPIVGHVPYKGHFSLQGALDEQAGLDAEGYDTWVRPTAAFSTLGWFNDPVLSTSLRTDDVEVVATVIHELSHQHLFVPGHVSFNESFATFVGRVGAARFFCSREGSGPDSIKCVRALARWRDHQIFSVYLDTFVENLKGVYDDSSLSFDEKVAQREMIFAEALTTFDAEVSPQFEALTFGGFRNTPLNNATLMSRIRYYNKLPAFDAFLASHGGDLVAALDDLKARAGTVDDPFDLLPPM; encoded by the coding sequence ATGACTCGAAAACGCACCATTCGCACCCTGCTCGCCGTCACCGCACTGGTGATGGCGGCCGGGTGCATGGCGTGCTCCCCGGTTTACGTGGTGAAGGCCGGTATCGCCGAAGTCGGAATCCTCAGGGCGAGGCAACCGATTCATGCGATTCTGAATGACTCGACCGTCGATGCGGGCACGCGTGGGAAGCTCGCCTACGTGGTCGAGGCCCGACGATTCGCGGCGGAAGAACTGGGGATCGATGTCGGTGACTCCTACACGATGTTCACCCAACTCGACCGTGACACGCTCGCGATGGTCGTATCAGCCGCGTACAAGGACCGGCTCGTCCCGAAAACCTGGTGGTTCCCCATCGTAGGGCACGTGCCCTACAAAGGGCACTTCTCGCTTCAAGGCGCGCTCGACGAACAGGCGGGGCTCGATGCGGAAGGCTACGACACATGGGTTCGGCCCACGGCGGCCTTCAGCACGCTGGGCTGGTTCAACGACCCGGTTCTGTCGACCTCACTCCGGACCGATGACGTCGAGGTGGTGGCAACCGTCATCCACGAGCTGTCTCATCAGCATCTTTTCGTGCCCGGCCACGTGAGTTTCAACGAGAGCTTCGCGACCTTCGTCGGGCGGGTCGGCGCAGCTCGATTTTTCTGCTCTCGGGAAGGGAGTGGACCAGACTCCATCAAATGTGTCAGGGCCCTCGCTCGCTGGCGAGACCATCAGATATTCAGCGTCTATCTGGACACTTTTGTCGAGAATCTCAAAGGTGTATACGACGATTCCTCGCTCTCATTCGACGAGAAGGTCGCCCAACGGGAGATGATTTTCGCGGAAGCCCTCACGACCTTCGATGCCGAGGTCTCACCCCAGTTCGAAGCCCTGACCTTCGGTGGCTTCAGAAACACGCCCTTGAATAACGCGACCCTGATGTCACGCATCCGCTACTACAACAAGCTGCCTGCGTTCGACGCATTTCTCGCGTCCCACGGAGGCGACCTCGTCGCCGCACTGGACGACCTCAAGGCCCGCGCCGGCACGGTCGACGACCCATTCGATCTGCTGCCGCCCATGTGA
- a CDS encoding putative glycoside hydrolase has product MSEIELPETASLGGGEPVDGVVAVSGQVAATGDMAASEAALADTADSRVDRRENGEEGASSGDQSEAASTGLSGPRPYSRPQMDTDASAPMIHTRPLVVEDFPDARFPRPQHVRGLYMNAWASGSNKRMTEILDVARETEINSLVIDIKDATGYISHETTVPLALEIGADQERRIRDLPALLDRLEAEGIYPIARIVVVKDPILSAGRPEFAVQDTAGGIWVDRKETIWMNPYSRGLWEYNVALAREVTEMGFPEIQWDYIRFPDAPQSDMNRAVFEGSEDMERVDAIRGFLSYAREELSDLPVRTTADVFGVTTSFRRDIGIGQLWETFIDVVDVALPMVYPSHYWEDSFGYDKPNAYPYEIVLAALRDALRRSARVDGAGMTRPWLQDFSLGQPIYGAPEVRAQIQATYDIGIQEWILWNASTRYTISALEPVTGFAIDPLVRVAGVLTPVSRRYEVMDSVAALHTDTATTVSAVVDDVPVDTIDAVVTDTLFARTRR; this is encoded by the coding sequence ATGTCGGAGATTGAGCTGCCTGAGACAGCATCGCTCGGCGGCGGTGAACCCGTCGATGGTGTTGTGGCGGTTAGTGGCCAAGTCGCAGCAACCGGTGACATGGCGGCAAGTGAGGCCGCGCTTGCCGATACGGCGGACTCAAGAGTTGATCGCAGGGAGAACGGTGAGGAAGGTGCCAGCTCCGGAGACCAGAGCGAGGCAGCTAGCACAGGCCTGTCGGGTCCGCGACCATACTCCCGGCCCCAAATGGACACCGACGCGTCGGCCCCCATGATCCACACGCGACCGCTCGTGGTGGAGGATTTCCCGGACGCCCGGTTCCCCCGCCCCCAGCATGTACGCGGACTCTACATGAATGCGTGGGCGTCCGGGTCGAACAAGCGCATGACCGAGATACTCGACGTTGCGCGCGAGACTGAGATCAACTCGCTGGTCATCGACATAAAGGATGCGACCGGGTACATCAGCCACGAGACCACGGTGCCGCTCGCTTTGGAGATCGGCGCGGATCAAGAGCGCCGGATCCGTGACCTGCCGGCTCTGCTCGATCGTCTCGAAGCAGAGGGCATCTATCCGATTGCTCGGATCGTTGTCGTGAAGGACCCGATCCTCTCTGCTGGACGTCCTGAGTTCGCTGTGCAGGACACAGCCGGGGGTATCTGGGTGGACCGCAAAGAGACCATCTGGATGAATCCATACTCACGCGGACTCTGGGAATACAACGTGGCCCTCGCGCGTGAGGTCACCGAGATGGGGTTCCCCGAGATCCAGTGGGACTACATCCGTTTTCCCGATGCGCCCCAGTCCGACATGAATCGCGCGGTGTTCGAGGGCAGTGAGGACATGGAGCGTGTGGACGCGATCCGGGGCTTCCTGTCCTACGCGCGTGAGGAGCTGTCCGATCTGCCAGTCCGGACCACGGCGGATGTGTTCGGCGTTACGACGTCATTCCGTCGGGATATCGGCATTGGTCAGCTTTGGGAGACATTTATCGACGTCGTCGATGTGGCTCTCCCCATGGTGTACCCGAGCCACTACTGGGAGGACAGCTTCGGCTACGACAAGCCGAACGCGTACCCGTATGAGATCGTCTTGGCCGCTCTTCGTGATGCGCTCCGTCGTTCTGCGCGCGTCGATGGTGCGGGGATGACACGTCCATGGCTGCAGGACTTCTCGCTTGGGCAGCCGATCTATGGTGCCCCCGAGGTGCGTGCTCAGATCCAGGCGACCTATGATATCGGGATTCAGGAATGGATCCTCTGGAATGCTTCGACTCGTTACACCATTTCGGCGCTTGAGCCGGTGACGGGGTTCGCGATCGACCCACTCGTTCGTGTGGCGGGTGTGCTGACCCCGGTCTCGCGTCGCTACGAGGTCATGGATTCCGTCGCAGCGCTCCACACCGACACCGCGACGACGGTTAGTGCCGTGGTCGATGACGTCCCAGTCGACACGATCGACGCCGTCGTCACCGACACGCTCTTCGCAAGGACGCGCCGCTAG
- a CDS encoding ABC transporter ATP-binding protein gives MADAASFQEEETLGKAYDSRLMRRLIQYLRPYWKHVSLALLILLLGSAMAIAGPWISRLVIDEAIENQDRSLLAVLVWAYLATVVVGFGLEYARALVTTWLGQSVMYDLRTEIFAKLQQLDLKFYDRNPIGRLMTRITNDVETLNTLFSSGLVTVFGDIFTLLFIFSAMLLMDWRLSLVTFSVLPFVFFAAFLFRAKVRSAYRDIRVRIAHINAFLQERITGMRVVQLFNREKADAARLAELNDSHLQAHLKSITYYALFFPVIQLFTAIALALIIWYGGGRVIAETTTVGVITAFLLYVRRFFRPIQDLSEKYNLLQAAMASSERVFQLLDGDISVIDPVDPTPLPVQGPGEIRFESVWFAYGDDGEGEPDWVLEDVTFTVAPGEKVAIVGHTGAGKTTLINVLMRFYDVQKGRILLDGIPIDQVVLKDLRERIGLVLQDVFLFSQDVAYNIRLGSSDIDQERIEAAAERVGASRFIERLEHGYDQPLGERGSTLSVGERQLVSFARALAFDPDILVLDEATSSVDSELEERIEIATDELLGGRTSLVIAHRLSTIQNADRIIVMHHGRVHEEGSHGALLQAGGLYARIHELQFAVMGASA, from the coding sequence ATGGCTGACGCCGCGAGCTTTCAGGAAGAAGAGACACTCGGTAAGGCATACGACTCACGCCTCATGCGGCGCCTCATTCAGTATCTGCGGCCATACTGGAAGCATGTAAGTCTGGCACTGCTAATCCTGCTTCTGGGCTCCGCCATGGCGATTGCCGGGCCGTGGATTAGTCGGCTCGTCATCGACGAAGCGATCGAAAATCAGGACCGGTCGCTGCTGGCCGTTCTCGTCTGGGCCTACCTCGCGACGGTCGTCGTCGGATTCGGTCTCGAATACGCTCGCGCCTTGGTGACGACATGGCTCGGCCAGTCGGTCATGTACGACCTGCGCACGGAGATCTTCGCGAAGCTGCAGCAGCTCGACCTGAAGTTTTACGATCGAAATCCGATCGGCCGCCTCATGACGCGCATCACGAACGACGTCGAGACCTTGAATACGCTCTTCAGTTCAGGCCTCGTGACCGTCTTCGGAGACATCTTCACGCTGCTGTTCATCTTCAGCGCGATGCTACTCATGGATTGGCGACTGTCGCTGGTGACCTTCAGCGTCCTGCCCTTCGTCTTCTTCGCTGCGTTCCTCTTCCGCGCGAAGGTCCGCTCAGCGTATCGGGACATCCGGGTACGGATCGCCCACATCAATGCATTCCTTCAGGAACGCATCACGGGGATGCGCGTGGTACAGCTGTTCAATCGGGAGAAGGCCGACGCGGCGCGGCTAGCCGAGTTGAACGACAGCCACCTGCAGGCACACCTGAAGTCGATCACGTACTACGCACTCTTTTTCCCCGTCATCCAGCTGTTCACCGCAATCGCTCTGGCGCTGATCATCTGGTATGGCGGCGGTCGCGTCATCGCGGAGACCACAACCGTCGGTGTCATCACCGCCTTCCTGCTCTACGTCCGTCGCTTCTTTCGACCTATTCAGGATCTGTCCGAAAAATACAACCTCCTCCAGGCGGCGATGGCCTCCTCAGAGCGGGTCTTCCAGCTCCTCGATGGAGACATCTCCGTCATCGATCCGGTCGACCCGACACCCCTGCCCGTGCAGGGACCTGGAGAGATTCGTTTCGAGTCTGTCTGGTTCGCGTATGGGGACGACGGGGAAGGCGAGCCCGACTGGGTACTCGAAGACGTAACCTTCACGGTCGCCCCGGGTGAAAAAGTGGCAATCGTCGGACACACCGGGGCCGGGAAGACGACGCTGATCAACGTGCTGATGCGCTTTTATGATGTGCAGAAGGGGCGAATACTCCTGGACGGCATCCCGATTGATCAGGTCGTGTTGAAGGACCTGCGTGAGCGTATCGGGCTGGTCCTGCAGGACGTATTCCTGTTCAGTCAGGACGTCGCCTACAACATTCGGCTCGGATCTTCCGACATAGACCAGGAACGAATCGAGGCTGCGGCAGAGCGGGTCGGCGCATCGCGCTTCATCGAGCGACTCGAGCATGGATACGACCAGCCACTCGGAGAACGAGGGTCGACGCTCTCGGTTGGAGAACGGCAGCTGGTAAGCTTCGCAAGGGCGCTCGCTTTCGATCCGGACATTCTGGTGCTCGACGAAGCAACGTCGTCAGTGGACTCCGAACTCGAGGAGCGCATCGAGATCGCGACTGACGAACTTCTCGGCGGCCGCACGTCCCTCGTGATCGCGCATCGACTCTCTACGATCCAGAACGCCGACCGCATCATCGTGATGCATCATGGACGGGTTCATGAAGAGGGGAGTCACGGAGCCCTGCTCCAAGCGGGCGGACTCTATGCACGTATCCACGAACTCCAGTTCGCCGTGATGGGCGCTTCGGCCTAG
- a CDS encoding sulfite oxidase, which produces MADRSSRRIKTPEELYGLVESGMDPAGRSPTVFDSPLTRREALRRSGAVAAGAAIFPSDFAKRLSTIAPQEAVVPWTNAPEAGGQAGTLDWEALTSWTTPTPDLFSVGHYGNPEVDGTSWRLEVGGLVDNPKSFTLDEIRARPRESVTMLLECAGNRGFATFMGAVHNAEWTGTPLAPLLAEVGVQPEGIEIVFFGADTATETIRDIEVEQHFARSMSLEDATAAGVLLAYEVNGEPLPVGNGFPVRLIAPGWYGVANVKWLMKVEVRDTRFMGKFMARDYVTLRQEGDDANAVWAETSVGRTNINSIPAKVVRTAGGFRIHGAAWGKDVGRVEVQIDGGSWQSATMGEGQDDPHTWTFWHLDWDAPSGDHTVTSRAVSVDGEVQPSPEDAVMVQKITYWESYGTVTREITID; this is translated from the coding sequence ATGGCGGACCGAAGCTCGCGCAGGATCAAGACGCCCGAAGAACTCTACGGGCTCGTGGAATCTGGAATGGACCCCGCTGGCCGTAGCCCGACGGTCTTCGACTCTCCGCTCACGCGACGAGAGGCCCTCCGCCGTTCCGGGGCTGTCGCAGCCGGTGCCGCGATCTTCCCGTCCGACTTCGCCAAGCGTCTGTCCACCATCGCTCCGCAGGAAGCTGTCGTTCCCTGGACCAACGCCCCGGAAGCTGGTGGGCAAGCAGGGACACTCGACTGGGAGGCACTGACATCCTGGACGACGCCTACCCCCGATCTGTTCAGCGTCGGACACTACGGAAATCCTGAGGTCGACGGCACCTCGTGGCGCCTCGAGGTGGGCGGTCTGGTGGACAACCCGAAGTCGTTCACGCTCGACGAGATCCGCGCCCGTCCTCGTGAGAGCGTGACGATGCTCCTCGAATGCGCAGGCAATCGGGGCTTCGCCACGTTCATGGGCGCAGTACACAACGCGGAGTGGACTGGCACGCCGCTCGCACCGTTGCTCGCGGAGGTGGGCGTTCAGCCGGAGGGTATCGAGATCGTCTTCTTTGGCGCGGACACTGCGACTGAGACGATTCGGGATATTGAAGTCGAGCAGCATTTCGCGCGGAGCATGTCACTCGAGGACGCGACTGCTGCGGGTGTCCTGCTCGCGTACGAGGTGAACGGCGAGCCGCTTCCGGTCGGAAATGGGTTTCCGGTCAGGCTCATTGCGCCCGGCTGGTACGGAGTCGCCAACGTGAAATGGCTGATGAAGGTCGAAGTCCGCGATACGCGCTTCATGGGGAAATTCATGGCGCGTGACTACGTGACGCTTCGCCAGGAAGGTGACGATGCCAATGCGGTCTGGGCCGAGACTTCCGTCGGTCGCACGAACATCAATTCGATTCCGGCCAAGGTTGTCCGCACTGCCGGAGGTTTTCGTATTCACGGTGCTGCGTGGGGCAAAGATGTGGGCCGAGTCGAGGTCCAGATTGACGGCGGCTCTTGGCAGTCGGCTACGATGGGCGAGGGTCAGGACGACCCACACACCTGGACGTTCTGGCATTTGGACTGGGATGCGCCGTCGGGTGATCACACCGTGACGTCACGGGCGGTCTCTGTGGACGGAGAGGTTCAGCCGTCTCCCGAAGACGCGGTCATGGTTCAGAAGATCACGTACTGGGAAAGCTACGGAACGGTCACGCGCGAGATCACGATCGACTGA
- a CDS encoding rhodanese-like domain-containing protein, which translates to MNDFAVAEITPTELKARLDAGDVPVLVDVRDAFEVEITDLPDHGQLRIPTGEFSARFGELSTDSEIVVYCRSGGRSAWAAAILAQQGYQRVLNLAGGVLGWRAEVDPTLRAY; encoded by the coding sequence ATGAATGACTTCGCGGTAGCTGAAATCACACCCACCGAGCTCAAAGCTCGACTGGATGCCGGTGATGTCCCGGTTCTCGTGGACGTGCGCGATGCGTTCGAGGTCGAGATCACTGATCTCCCGGACCACGGACAGCTCCGGATCCCGACCGGTGAATTCTCGGCTCGGTTTGGCGAACTGTCGACGGACAGTGAGATCGTCGTTTACTGCCGGAGCGGTGGGCGCAGCGCCTGGGCGGCAGCCATTCTGGCGCAGCAGGGATATCAGCGCGTCTTGAATCTCGCGGGCGGTGTTCTTGGATGGCGTGCCGAAGTGGATCCGACGTTGAGGGCATACTGA
- a CDS encoding SDR family NAD(P)-dependent oxidoreductase, whose protein sequence is MDRIAKALFACAGLVAGLTVLATPSHAQDGVAPAPGQKIVLITGSTSGLGREVALRMGQRGAHVIVHGRDRDRGLAVAAEINAGPGTARFYAADFADFENVRSLAAVVLADYDRLDVLVNNAGFGSAPDERWVSEDGHEFRFQVNYLSPFLLTNLLKQRIVESAPARIVNVSSIARSPIDWDDVMIENNFTGGRAYGQSKLAQVGHTFDLHEELEGTGVVVNALHPATYMPTGMVARLGVQPRATIGEGADGVMQLIVDDVEGGQFFNQLEPARAHDQAYDMESRSMLRELSRELTGSR, encoded by the coding sequence ATGGACCGTATCGCAAAAGCGCTGTTCGCATGTGCCGGTCTGGTAGCAGGGCTGACCGTTCTTGCGACGCCAAGCCATGCCCAGGACGGAGTCGCGCCCGCACCGGGCCAGAAGATCGTCCTGATCACGGGTTCGACGAGTGGTCTCGGTCGTGAGGTCGCGCTACGCATGGGACAGCGTGGCGCCCATGTCATCGTTCATGGTCGTGATCGTGATCGAGGCCTAGCAGTTGCTGCCGAGATCAATGCAGGACCGGGCACTGCGCGATTCTACGCCGCGGACTTCGCCGATTTTGAGAACGTCCGTTCGCTCGCAGCCGTTGTGCTCGCCGATTACGATCGGCTCGACGTCCTAGTGAACAATGCAGGCTTCGGTTCGGCACCCGACGAGCGATGGGTGAGCGAAGATGGCCATGAGTTCCGGTTCCAAGTGAACTACCTCTCGCCGTTCCTCCTCACGAATCTGCTCAAACAGCGCATCGTGGAGAGCGCGCCCGCCCGCATCGTGAACGTGTCATCGATCGCCCGGAGCCCGATCGACTGGGACGACGTCATGATCGAGAACAACTTCACCGGCGGGCGAGCGTACGGGCAGAGCAAGCTCGCTCAGGTTGGACACACCTTCGATCTGCACGAAGAGCTCGAGGGGACAGGCGTCGTGGTAAACGCGCTCCATCCGGCCACCTACATGCCGACTGGCATGGTGGCCCGCCTCGGCGTGCAACCTCGGGCGACGATCGGCGAGGGTGCCGACGGGGTCATGCAGCTCATCGTGGACGACGTGGAGGGCGGTCAGTTTTTCAATCAGCTCGAGCCCGCCCGGGCTCACGATCAGGCCTACGACATGGAGTCCCGAAGCATGTTGCGTGAGCTGAGTCGGGAGCTGACCGGAAGTCGCTAA
- a CDS encoding SPFH domain-containing protein, with product MGSIFLAILVILIGATIRAVGPSTAQPGAEGAAKVAGYAFMAAGLALALSNTLTVISVGEVGVEHFLGTVEERPLEEGVHFVNPLASIEKMSIREQSFPEGGGVEVIEAQTSEQLNVTLEVSILFKLDGAVAPDLFSRLGSERSIKSSIVLNAMRNGVRDAVATKSINEIFSPNRRLVAVDMMNEIQAKAGDRIEVVEVFVRDVQAPARVREAIEAKLEREQEVEQERFQTEIIQERAQQAIEEAKGLAEAQKIISEGLTPAYLTFHYIERLATLPPGSVVYVPTEGGVPLMRPIGGGN from the coding sequence ATGGGCTCGATCTTTCTTGCCATCCTAGTGATTCTCATCGGCGCAACGATCCGGGCCGTCGGGCCGTCAACCGCCCAGCCGGGCGCAGAAGGCGCCGCAAAGGTTGCCGGCTATGCCTTCATGGCAGCGGGTTTAGCACTCGCGCTCAGTAACACACTCACCGTGATCTCTGTCGGTGAAGTGGGGGTCGAGCACTTCCTCGGAACGGTGGAAGAACGACCACTCGAGGAGGGCGTCCATTTCGTGAATCCTCTGGCGAGCATCGAGAAGATGTCGATTCGCGAACAGAGCTTCCCCGAGGGCGGAGGAGTCGAAGTCATCGAGGCGCAGACGAGTGAGCAGCTCAACGTCACGCTCGAAGTCTCGATCCTGTTCAAGCTGGATGGAGCCGTCGCCCCCGATCTCTTCTCGCGGCTGGGGAGCGAGCGAAGTATCAAGTCGAGCATCGTGCTGAACGCCATGCGGAACGGTGTCCGTGACGCAGTGGCGACGAAGTCGATCAACGAAATCTTTTCACCAAATCGGCGACTGGTTGCGGTTGACATGATGAACGAGATCCAGGCCAAGGCCGGTGACCGCATCGAGGTCGTCGAGGTCTTTGTTCGTGACGTGCAGGCGCCGGCCCGTGTCCGCGAGGCGATCGAGGCCAAGCTCGAGAGAGAGCAGGAGGTCGAGCAGGAGCGCTTCCAGACGGAGATCATTCAGGAGCGCGCGCAACAGGCGATCGAGGAGGCAAAGGGTCTGGCGGAGGCTCAGAAGATCATTTCTGAGGGCCTGACTCCCGCGTACCTGACCTTCCACTACATCGAGCGGCTGGCCACGCTCCCACCTGGGTCTGTCGTCTACGTCCCGACGGAGGGCGGCGTTCCGCTCATGCGCCCGATCGGCGGCGGGAACTGA